The following proteins are co-located in the Streptomyces sp. DT2A-34 genome:
- a CDS encoding 4-hydroxy-3-methylbut-2-enyl diphosphate reductase, with protein MTASPGRRVLLAAPRGYCAGVDRAVIAVEKALEQYGAPVYVRHEIVHNKYVVQTLEKKGAIFVERTEEVPPGNIVMFSAHGVAPVVHEEAARGKLATIDATCPLVTKVHKEAVRFAKEDYDILLIGHEGHEEVIGTSGEAPDHIQLVDGPADVAKVEVRDPSKIVWLSQTTLSVDETMETVDALKEKFPQLISPPSDDICYATQNRQLAVKQMGAEAELVIVVGSRNSSNSKRLVEVAKLAGSREAYLVDFASEIDEAWLEGVTTVGVTSGASVPEVLVEEVLEWLAQRGYGDVELVKAAEESITFSLPKELRRDLREEAAALVAERTGAGEGSADARE; from the coding sequence ATGACTGCTTCGCCTGGCCGCCGTGTCCTGCTCGCCGCCCCCCGTGGCTACTGCGCGGGTGTGGACCGCGCCGTGATCGCCGTCGAGAAAGCCCTGGAGCAGTACGGCGCTCCGGTGTACGTCCGGCACGAGATCGTCCACAACAAGTACGTCGTCCAGACCCTGGAGAAGAAGGGCGCGATCTTCGTCGAGCGGACGGAGGAGGTCCCGCCGGGCAACATCGTCATGTTCTCGGCACACGGCGTGGCCCCCGTCGTCCACGAGGAGGCCGCGCGCGGCAAGCTGGCCACCATCGACGCGACGTGCCCGCTGGTCACCAAGGTCCACAAGGAAGCCGTCCGCTTCGCCAAGGAGGACTACGACATCCTCCTGATCGGGCACGAGGGTCACGAAGAGGTCATCGGTACGTCCGGCGAGGCCCCCGACCACATCCAGCTCGTCGACGGCCCGGCGGATGTCGCCAAGGTCGAGGTCCGTGACCCGTCGAAGATCGTGTGGCTGTCGCAGACCACCCTCTCCGTCGACGAGACGATGGAGACCGTGGACGCGCTGAAGGAGAAGTTCCCGCAGCTGATCTCCCCGCCCAGCGACGACATCTGCTACGCCACGCAGAACCGCCAGCTCGCGGTGAAGCAGATGGGCGCCGAGGCCGAGCTGGTCATCGTGGTCGGCTCCCGCAACTCCTCCAACTCCAAGCGGCTGGTCGAGGTCGCCAAGCTGGCGGGCTCCCGCGAGGCCTACCTCGTGGACTTCGCGAGCGAGATCGACGAGGCCTGGCTGGAGGGCGTCACGACGGTGGGCGTCACCTCCGGCGCCTCCGTCCCGGAGGTGCTGGTCGAGGAGGTCCTGGAGTGGCTCGCCCAGCGCGGCTACGGCGACGTCGAGCTCGTCAAGGCGGCCGAGGAGTCCATCACCTTCTCCCTGCCGAAGGAGCTGCGCCGCGATCTGCGCGAGGAGGCGGCGGCGCTGGTCGCCGAGCGCACGGGGGCCGGCGAGGGCTCCGCGGACGCGAGGGAGTGA
- a CDS encoding DUF6542 domain-containing protein, translating to MSGSDRSVWPPRSSGSAPAASSSRPARPSRATGSAQPARSTRPVSQRRPGTAPAAAAVRRPGPSPAPQTARRFPNPRLTGLGGGLFCGAVMLLLGYLDALLFGSSLTVYSVLFLPVCVLTAVWVRRGDLMTAPVVVPIAFAVGLVPVADQGGGIGGHLMGIVTALATEAGWLYGGTLVTALIVTVRRVRLMVRRAAARRRSG from the coding sequence GTGAGCGGTTCGGATCGGTCCGTCTGGCCGCCCCGGTCGTCCGGCTCCGCCCCGGCGGCGAGCTCCTCCCGCCCCGCCCGGCCGTCCCGCGCCACCGGATCCGCCCAGCCGGCCCGGTCGACCCGGCCCGTCTCCCAGCGCCGCCCGGGTACGGCCCCGGCGGCAGCGGCGGTACGGCGACCCGGGCCGTCCCCCGCGCCGCAGACCGCGCGCCGGTTTCCCAACCCCCGGCTCACCGGTCTGGGCGGCGGCCTGTTCTGCGGTGCCGTGATGCTCCTGCTCGGCTACCTCGACGCGCTGCTGTTCGGGTCGTCGCTCACGGTGTACAGCGTGCTGTTCCTGCCGGTGTGCGTGCTGACGGCGGTCTGGGTGCGCAGGGGCGACCTGATGACCGCGCCGGTGGTCGTGCCGATCGCCTTCGCGGTGGGGCTGGTTCCGGTGGCCGACCAGGGCGGGGGGATCGGCGGTCACCTGATGGGGATCGTGACCGCCCTCGCCACTGAGGCCGGGTGGCTGTACGGGGGGACGCTGGTCACCGCTCTCATCGTGACCGTACGAAGGGTCCGCCTGATGGTGCGCAGGGCGGCGGCCCGCCGCCGGTCGGGGTGA
- the ppgK gene encoding polyphosphate--glucose phosphotransferase, with amino-acid sequence MQIFGLDIGGSGIKGAPVDLDRGDLAQERFKVLTPHPATPDGVADGVKQVVEHYGWTGPVGLTFPGVVTDGSTIRTAANVDRGWIDTDARALFSERLGGLPVTVVNDADAAGVAEMHFGAGRDRRGTVILLTFGTGIGSALFVDGALVPNTELGHLELHGHDAEKRASSKAREDEDLSWEHWAERVQKYLAHVEMLFSPELFIIGGGVSRKSHKFLPHIEGIKAEIVPARLQNNAGIVGAAMRAAEKDS; translated from the coding sequence ATGCAGATCTTCGGCTTGGACATCGGCGGATCCGGGATCAAGGGCGCCCCGGTGGACCTCGACAGGGGCGATCTCGCTCAGGAGCGCTTCAAGGTGCTCACTCCGCACCCGGCCACACCCGACGGGGTGGCCGACGGTGTGAAGCAGGTCGTCGAGCACTACGGCTGGACGGGGCCGGTCGGGCTGACCTTCCCCGGCGTGGTCACCGACGGATCCACGATCCGTACGGCGGCGAACGTCGACAGAGGCTGGATCGACACGGACGCGCGCGCGTTGTTCAGCGAGCGTCTCGGCGGCCTGCCGGTGACGGTGGTCAACGACGCGGACGCGGCCGGCGTGGCCGAGATGCACTTCGGCGCGGGCCGCGACCGCCGGGGCACCGTGATCCTGCTCACCTTCGGCACCGGCATCGGCAGCGCGCTGTTCGTCGACGGCGCCTTGGTCCCCAACACCGAGCTGGGCCATCTCGAACTCCACGGCCACGACGCCGAGAAGCGCGCCTCCAGCAAGGCCAGGGAGGACGAGGACCTGTCGTGGGAGCACTGGGCCGAGCGCGTCCAGAAGTACCTGGCCCATGTCGAGATGCTGTTCTCCCCGGAACTGTTCATCATCGGCGGCGGGGTGAGCCGGAAGTCCCACAAGTTCCTGCCCCACATCGAGGGCATCAAGGCGGAGATCGTCCCGGCGCGGCTGCAGAACAACGCGGGGATCGTGGGGGCGGCGATGCGGGCGGCGGAGAAGGACAGCTGA